From the Flavobacterium gyeonganense genome, the window TGCTGAAAGAAAAGCTGCGGCAGCGGAAAGAGTTTTGAAAATGGAAGAAGAAAGCGCTAAAAAACTACCGGAGAGTCTTTCAAATTGTCAACCCAAAAATAATGGACACTAGACTTGGATTACCCAATTTAGGATTGGGATTAGGACTCAGAAGCCAGCATTTTGAACATATTCTGGAGAAAAACCCTGCCGTAGACTGGTTTGAGGTAATTTCTGAGAATTTCATGGATTCACATGGACGTCCAAGATATATTTTACAACAAATAGCAGAAAAATATCCCGTGGTAATGCACGGGGTATCGCTTTCTATAGGAAGCACTGATCCGTTAAATTTTGATTATCTAAAGAGTTTAAAACAACTTGCAACTGAGGTTCAGCCAGGCTGGATCAGCGATCACTTATGCTGGACAGGAGTTTTAACCACCAATTCGCACGATTTATTGCCGCTTCCGTTAAATGAAGATTCATTAAAACATGTTTGTAAACGAATCAGACAAGTTCAGGATTATTTAGAACGACCGCTAATTGTAGAAAACCCAAGTACCTACGCAGCCTTCAATAATTCGACACTTCCGGAATGGGAGTTTTTACGAATCATGACCGAAGAAACAGGCTGTGGATTACTTTTGGATGTAAACAACGTTTATGTATCTTCTTTTAATAATGATTTTGATCCTGTAGAATACATCAACGGAATTCCACATGATAAAATAGTTCAAATGCATTTGGCAGGTCATCAAAATTGCGGTAATTATATTATTGATACACACGATAGAGAAGTAAATAATCAGGTTTGGAAATTATTTCAACAAGCTTATCAATTGGCCAATCAGGCATCAATTTTATTAGAGTGGGATGGGAACATTCCGGCTTTTGATGTGTACCATTCTGAATTACTGAAATCAAAACAATATATGGATGCAGCATTTGTTGGAGTTGAAAAAGAAGTTTTTTCTACTGATGAAGAACAAGTTTCAAATCCATTGAATTTATTCGCTGTTGACAAATTTTTATAGACTCCAAAGATGCAGAAAACGGTAAAAATACCTTTAAAGGACTTTCAGCAATGGATGCAGCAGCTTTTGCTCGATCCTTATCAGCAAACAGGAGTGAACCCTAATGATTTGCTTTCGAATGCAGAAAATGCCACTTCAATAGAAGATGTAATTTGTCATTCAGAAAAACTTACTGCTCAGGAACACTTAGCTATTTACCAAAGGAGTTATATTGCACGACTGCGAAATTGCATGTCGCAGCAATTCAGTGCTTTAGAATATGCTTTAGGCGAACCTATTTTTTGTGCTTTCGCAGATGATTATTTGGCTTCAAAACCTTCTTATAATTACAATTTATCTTTTTTGGGAGCTCATTTTGCACAATATCTGGAAAATAACAGACCCGATGCCAATGAAGATGTGAAAGAAGACTGGATTGATTTTATGATTGAACTCGCGCGATTTGAATATGCTATTGGTGTTCTTTTTGATGAAAAAGCGGAAGAAAACTACCAATTAGCAACAATCGATACCCCAGAAGATGAATTAAAATTGTTACCTGTATTTGCCTTATTTAAGTTTAAGTTTCCTGTTCGAAAGTACTATTCTGAATTCAAAAATGACAAAAATCCCAATCTGCCTTTTGGAAAAGAAAGTTATTGTGTAGTGCTAAGGCATAAATTTAAACTGTCCATTTACGATCTGCACAAAGAGCAGTATGATTTTTTGTGTTTTTTAAAAGGTAATAAGAATATGATTGAAACAAAAGAATGGTTTAATAGCCATTATAAAGAGAATACAGTCCAGTTCGAACAGGTATGGGCCAGTTGGAAAGAACGCTGGCTGGATGCTCATTTTTTTAGAGTGTAACGAGATTTTTTATCTCAACAAATCTAATTTATCAAACAAGATTTTAATTTTCATTACGTTCGTTATTCGAATTCAACAATCAATAATTCTTACTTTTTTGTTGCTATTTAGAGTTTTTAATTCTAAATAGTTGGCAAAATATTAGTTTTGTTGATATATCTTATATATTTGTTGACTTAAACTCAAAGGGGATTAAATCATTAAAAGTAAATATCAAAATTGACGAAACGTACTACAAAGAGTTGTTTTATTCTTTGTATCCAAGGCTTGTAAGTTATAGTTTTGGTTTAGTAAAAGATATTTTTATTGCTGAAGAAGTGGTCGAAAATGTGATGTTGCAGCTTTGGGAAAATCGTTTAAGGTTTGAAAAAGTCAACGATGTCAAATCGTATCTGTATACCATAGTCAAAAACGGTTCTGTTGCCGCTCTTAAAAAACAGCAAAAAAGTATCCAGCTCGATGAAACATTTTCAGATGAACCATCAGAATTTGATTTTAATATCCTGCAGGAAGAAGTATATTCGGTTTTAATAGAAGCTTTGAATTCATTGCCTGAAAAATGCAAAGAAGTTTTTGAGTTATCCTGTTTAGAAGGAATGAAATACAAAGATATCGCCGAACAGCTTGATATTTCTGTCAATACAGTTAAATCACAACGTGCCCGGGCCATCGAATTATTAAAAGTAAAACTGAAAAACCATTCAGAACTTTTATTTATTTTATTATTTCTTTAAAATTTTTTAAAAATCTTTCCACCCATTTTTGGTGTTTCGTACTCTTAGTTATATAACATTTACTTAAACTGTTAATAACCGATACTTAATATTAAAAATATGTCTTTAGGAAAGAAAGAATTTATAGTCGCTGACCTGATAAGAAAAGAGTTGCTTTTAGGGAAATTGTTCACAGAAGAGAATGCTTTTTTGCAGGAATGGCTTTCGTTACCCGAAAATGAAGTGTATTATCAAAAGGTTATTGATTTTGAAACTTTAAAATCAAAAGAATCATTTTATAGTGCCATTGATACCGATATGGCTTTTGAAAGGATCAGAGAAAAGATCAGTCAGAGTAATACGCATGCTGTTCCTCTTTACAACTATAAAAAACTTTTCAAATATGCTGCTGTTTTTTTGGTTTTACTTAGTGTTACTGCTGTTTTTGTTTTTAAAAATAATGGAGAAAATCAGAAACCAAAAACGATAGTCACCAGTATTACTCCCAAATACAATAGTCCAACTTTGGTCCTGGCAGACGGAAC encodes:
- a CDS encoding DUF692 domain-containing protein — translated: MDTRLGLPNLGLGLGLRSQHFEHILEKNPAVDWFEVISENFMDSHGRPRYILQQIAEKYPVVMHGVSLSIGSTDPLNFDYLKSLKQLATEVQPGWISDHLCWTGVLTTNSHDLLPLPLNEDSLKHVCKRIRQVQDYLERPLIVENPSTYAAFNNSTLPEWEFLRIMTEETGCGLLLDVNNVYVSSFNNDFDPVEYINGIPHDKIVQMHLAGHQNCGNYIIDTHDREVNNQVWKLFQQAYQLANQASILLEWDGNIPAFDVYHSELLKSKQYMDAAFVGVEKEVFSTDEEQVSNPLNLFAVDKFL
- a CDS encoding DNA-binding domain-containing protein — its product is MQKTVKIPLKDFQQWMQQLLLDPYQQTGVNPNDLLSNAENATSIEDVICHSEKLTAQEHLAIYQRSYIARLRNCMSQQFSALEYALGEPIFCAFADDYLASKPSYNYNLSFLGAHFAQYLENNRPDANEDVKEDWIDFMIELARFEYAIGVLFDEKAEENYQLATIDTPEDELKLLPVFALFKFKFPVRKYYSEFKNDKNPNLPFGKESYCVVLRHKFKLSIYDLHKEQYDFLCFLKGNKNMIETKEWFNSHYKENTVQFEQVWASWKERWLDAHFFRV
- a CDS encoding RNA polymerase sigma-70 factor, producing MYPRLVSYSFGLVKDIFIAEEVVENVMLQLWENRLRFEKVNDVKSYLYTIVKNGSVAALKKQQKSIQLDETFSDEPSEFDFNILQEEVYSVLIEALNSLPEKCKEVFELSCLEGMKYKDIAEQLDISVNTVKSQRARAIELLKVKLKNHSELLFILLFL